A part of Melittangium boletus DSM 14713 genomic DNA contains:
- a CDS encoding DsbA family oxidoreductase, whose amino-acid sequence MKPASKPLRITVYQDVLCSWCYLADLRLETLKHEFGDIIRWRVRPYPLRVQDKRPTEKELRGLSAEVERARQEPEPVARQLTTELWRGGDAPRSSIPALMALEAARLQGPTARAQLARMMQHAALEQGINVTRTDVIFELASRVGLDMGPFSAAYHSDDTRKLILDEHELASSRGVRGVPTLVIAGRWMVCGLREVSEYREHILSCLGKLYTPRPGSSERVVH is encoded by the coding sequence ATGAAGCCCGCCTCCAAGCCCCTGCGGATCACCGTCTACCAGGATGTGTTGTGCTCCTGGTGCTATCTGGCCGACCTGCGGCTGGAGACCCTCAAACACGAGTTCGGCGACATCATCCGCTGGCGAGTGCGACCCTATCCGCTGCGCGTGCAGGACAAGCGGCCCACGGAGAAGGAGCTGCGCGGGCTGAGCGCGGAGGTGGAGCGGGCGCGGCAGGAGCCGGAGCCCGTGGCGCGGCAGCTCACGACGGAGCTGTGGCGGGGAGGAGACGCGCCGCGCTCGAGCATCCCGGCGCTGATGGCGCTGGAAGCGGCGCGGCTGCAGGGGCCCACGGCGCGCGCCCAGCTCGCGCGGATGATGCAGCACGCCGCCCTGGAGCAGGGCATCAACGTGACGCGCACGGACGTCATCTTCGAGCTGGCCAGCCGCGTGGGCCTGGACATGGGGCCCTTCTCGGCGGCGTACCACTCGGACGACACGCGCAAGCTCATCCTCGACGAGCACGAGCTGGCCTCGAGCCGGGGCGTGCGGGGCGTGCCCACGCTCGTCATCGCGGGCCGATGGATGGTGTGCGGCCTGCGCGAGGTGAGCGAGTACCGCGAGCACATCCTCTCGTGCCTGGGCAAGCTGTACACCCCCCGCCCGGGCTCCAGCGAGCGCGTGGTGCACTGA
- a CDS encoding ATP-grasp domain-containing protein, protein MPAKKVSTKKASVRARDKAPTREAEPRSASATPSPPRRPRAKKTVVILSRKRSLYSTRRLVEAIKQRGQRPLVLDTLRCNMVLAPSHPRMIYRGVDIKGVDVVIPRIGASITGYGLAVVNHFEMMGVPVLNSAAAIAQSRDKLRALQLLCRAGLDVPRTVMAHDRSDVRTLVREVGGLPVIIKLLRGTQGVGVMIAHSIQEVQTIVNTFWDLGQEVVLQEFVAESKGQDVRALVVGDRVVGAMRRRAKKGEFRSNIHRGGEGTSVQLPDSYVEVAVKAARLLGLEITGVDMLDGSKGPRLMELNSSPGFEGLEQATKKDIAGEMIDHALRLSERQRMATLIRPTL, encoded by the coding sequence ATGCCCGCCAAGAAGGTGTCGACCAAGAAGGCGTCCGTCCGGGCCCGTGACAAGGCCCCGACGCGCGAGGCGGAGCCCCGGTCCGCATCCGCCACCCCGTCGCCTCCCCGCCGCCCGAGGGCCAAGAAGACGGTGGTCATCCTCTCGCGCAAACGCTCGCTGTACTCCACGCGTCGGCTCGTGGAGGCCATCAAGCAGCGCGGGCAGAGGCCCCTGGTGCTCGACACCCTGCGCTGCAACATGGTGCTCGCCCCCAGCCACCCACGGATGATCTACCGGGGCGTGGACATCAAGGGCGTGGACGTGGTGATTCCGCGCATTGGCGCCTCCATCACCGGCTACGGCCTGGCGGTGGTGAATCACTTCGAGATGATGGGGGTACCGGTGCTCAACAGCGCCGCGGCCATCGCCCAGAGCCGCGACAAGCTCCGGGCGCTCCAGTTGCTGTGCCGCGCGGGGCTGGATGTGCCCCGGACGGTGATGGCGCACGACCGCAGCGACGTCCGCACGCTCGTGCGGGAAGTGGGCGGACTGCCCGTCATCATCAAGCTGTTGCGCGGCACCCAGGGCGTGGGGGTGATGATCGCCCACTCGATCCAGGAGGTGCAGACCATCGTCAATACCTTCTGGGACCTGGGGCAGGAAGTGGTGCTCCAGGAGTTCGTCGCCGAGAGCAAGGGCCAGGACGTGCGGGCCCTGGTGGTGGGGGACCGGGTCGTGGGGGCCATGCGGCGACGGGCCAAGAAGGGCGAGTTCCGCTCCAACATCCATCGCGGCGGCGAAGGCACGTCCGTGCAACTGCCCGACTCCTACGTCGAGGTGGCGGTGAAGGCCGCACGCCTGCTCGGGTTGGAGATCACGGGCGTGGACATGCTGGATGGAAGCAAGGGCCCGCGCCTGATGGAGCTCAACTCCAGTCCGGGCTTCGAGGGCCTGGAGCAGGCGACGAAGAAGGACATCGCCGGAGAGATGATCGACCACGCGCTGAGGCTCTCCGAGCGGCAGCGGATGGCCACGCTCATCCGGCCGACGCTGTAG
- a CDS encoding sigma 54-interacting transcriptional regulator, producing the protein MSSHEPNPDDVLTNPGDSGLDSVLIPEAGGVGSGTEVLVLQPQTTLKLRRCRLQVTAGPDEGRSLVSDKERLRCGAHSSNDLVLAEDRAVSRHHFEILTTERGWLLVDLNSTNGTFLDGRRVERAYLSPGAQVRAGSSQLSFTPIDEEVTLEPDGEGELGGLVGESVRMRQVFALIKKIAPLDVSVIVGGETGTGKELVARAIHERSSRGKGPLVVLDCGAIPPELIESELFGHEKGAFTGAMTARPGAFERAHGGTIFLDELGELRLDLQPKLLRVLENREVRRVGGNDVLEVDCRVIAATNRDLVKEIAAGNFREDLFFRLSVIHLQLPPLRERREDIPLILKRALADPEVLARHGRKHITPEAQALLMAYDWPGNVRELVNVLSHVLAFSEGEDVLPQHLPARLRGQARELPLPFNEHLSFKDAKEQLLENFEREYVNRVLSRCEGNLSRAARESGLHRKSIERLVKKYQLDAKGMKPR; encoded by the coding sequence ATGAGTTCCCACGAACCCAATCCGGACGATGTCCTCACCAATCCGGGGGACAGCGGGCTCGACTCCGTCCTCATCCCCGAAGCGGGCGGCGTCGGCTCGGGCACGGAAGTCCTGGTGTTGCAGCCCCAAACCACGCTCAAGCTGCGCCGCTGCCGCCTGCAGGTGACGGCGGGGCCGGACGAGGGCCGCTCCCTCGTGTCCGACAAGGAGCGCCTGCGCTGTGGGGCCCACTCCTCCAACGACCTGGTGCTCGCCGAGGACCGCGCCGTGAGCCGCCACCACTTCGAGATCCTCACCACCGAGCGGGGCTGGCTCCTGGTGGACCTCAACTCCACCAACGGGACCTTCCTGGACGGGCGGCGCGTCGAGCGCGCCTACCTGTCGCCGGGTGCCCAGGTGCGCGCGGGCTCCTCCCAGCTCTCCTTCACTCCCATCGACGAGGAGGTGACGCTGGAGCCCGACGGCGAGGGCGAGCTCGGGGGGTTGGTGGGCGAGAGCGTGCGCATGCGCCAGGTCTTCGCGCTCATCAAGAAGATCGCCCCGCTCGACGTGTCCGTCATCGTCGGGGGGGAGACGGGCACGGGCAAGGAGCTGGTGGCGCGCGCCATCCACGAGCGCAGCAGCCGGGGCAAGGGCCCCCTGGTGGTGCTCGACTGCGGCGCCATTCCGCCCGAGCTCATCGAGAGCGAGCTGTTCGGCCACGAGAAGGGCGCCTTCACCGGAGCCATGACGGCGCGGCCGGGGGCCTTCGAGCGGGCCCATGGCGGCACCATCTTCCTGGACGAGCTGGGCGAGCTGCGGCTGGACCTGCAACCCAAGCTCCTGCGCGTGCTGGAGAACCGCGAGGTGCGGCGCGTGGGCGGCAACGACGTATTGGAGGTGGACTGCCGCGTCATCGCCGCCACCAATCGGGACCTGGTGAAGGAGATCGCCGCGGGCAACTTCCGCGAGGACCTCTTCTTCCGCTTGTCCGTCATCCACCTGCAACTGCCGCCCCTGCGCGAGCGCCGCGAGGACATCCCGCTCATCCTCAAGCGCGCCCTGGCGGACCCGGAAGTGCTCGCCCGCCATGGCCGCAAGCACATCACCCCCGAGGCCCAGGCGCTGCTGATGGCCTACGACTGGCCGGGCAACGTGCGGGAGCTGGTGAACGTGCTCTCGCACGTGCTCGCCTTCAGCGAGGGCGAGGACGTCCTTCCCCAGCACCTGCCCGCCCGGCTGCGGGGCCAGGCGCGCGAGCTGCCCCTGCCCTTCAACGAGCACCTGTCCTTCAAGGACGCCAAGGAGCAGTTGCTGGAGAACTTCGAGCGCGAATACGTCAACCGCGTCCTCTCGCGCTGCGAGGGCAACCTGTCACGCGCGGCCCGCGAGAGCGGCCTGCACCGCAAGTCCATCGAGCGGCTGGTGAAGAAATACCAACTGGATGCCAAGGGAATGAAGCCTCGTTGA
- a CDS encoding imm11 family protein, protein MPKRFFKLSDDVYRSGRWELGHPLDHEGRKLEDPWRFRLGQRTHEDEYVRIPIKLSGEPLDYSHAAFSIPVVHARAASIFTGKAPDDVQLIPVEIDSQSAPHFILNATRLVKCIDDAACEEVRYWTPEDGMPEKTGTYASVSGMRIAPETVGDAEVLRPWGWTVALLVSEEIKDALERAGITGTRFTDVTG, encoded by the coding sequence ATGCCGAAGCGCTTCTTCAAATTGTCCGATGATGTGTACCGCTCGGGCCGTTGGGAACTGGGGCACCCTCTCGACCATGAAGGCCGGAAGCTCGAGGATCCCTGGCGGTTCAGGCTCGGGCAACGAACCCACGAGGACGAATATGTCCGGATTCCGATCAAGCTCTCTGGCGAGCCGCTCGACTACTCCCACGCGGCGTTCAGCATTCCCGTCGTCCATGCCAGAGCGGCGTCCATCTTCACCGGCAAGGCACCCGACGACGTGCAGCTCATCCCAGTGGAGATCGATTCCCAGTCCGCTCCGCACTTCATTCTCAACGCCACGCGGTTGGTGAAGTGCATCGATGATGCAGCATGCGAGGAGGTGCGGTACTGGACCCCAGAGGATGGAATGCCCGAGAAGACAGGCACGTACGCCTCGGTCTCCGGAATGCGCATCGCTCCTGAAACGGTGGGAGACGCCGAGGTCTTACGACCCTGGGGCTGGACCGTGGCCCTGCTCGTGTCCGAGGAAATCAAGGACGCATTGGAGCGCGCGGGCATCACGGGCACGCGGTTCACGGACGTGACGGGATAA
- a CDS encoding AHH domain-containing protein encodes MEEGPTIDEEGKRTLALQFAMDSVLKETQEALGTMVDPVAVRNSILTAMTVYLGLWLLPEPVSKGVAATLTMYLFAYLGVDTVWNLLTGWRQLAKEIAVATTFNEVRTAGETYGKVMGENAARVFVMLATAAMGSTAGLATKAPGLPGSAQAVRLASTKGGFRLTAITEVVSVAIPAKGVITIALAPGALAMTAQGMSAGSTAPVDEEGPWHHIASNKFSASTHNGGPWTPRYQEIFDRAGMPLDDAANQVRVPGHRGPHPREYHEEIYERLDQATSSCRSIERCREALTKMLGVLAREFTTKGTRLNRWVTRSE; translated from the coding sequence TTGGAAGAGGGTCCCACGATCGACGAGGAGGGCAAACGCACCCTGGCTCTCCAGTTCGCCATGGACTCGGTCTTGAAAGAGACCCAGGAAGCATTGGGCACGATGGTGGATCCGGTGGCGGTGCGAAACAGCATCCTCACGGCCATGACGGTGTATCTCGGCCTATGGCTCCTACCCGAGCCGGTGAGTAAGGGCGTCGCGGCGACCCTGACGATGTATCTCTTCGCCTATCTCGGCGTGGACACCGTCTGGAACCTGCTCACCGGCTGGCGGCAGCTCGCCAAGGAGATAGCGGTCGCCACGACCTTCAATGAAGTGCGTACGGCGGGCGAGACGTACGGCAAGGTCATGGGCGAGAACGCGGCGCGCGTCTTCGTCATGCTCGCCACCGCCGCCATGGGGAGCACCGCGGGGCTGGCAACCAAGGCGCCGGGCCTCCCAGGCTCCGCACAGGCGGTGCGGCTGGCCAGCACCAAGGGAGGCTTCCGGCTCACGGCGATCACGGAAGTGGTCTCGGTGGCCATCCCCGCCAAGGGAGTCATCACCATCGCGCTCGCGCCCGGTGCACTGGCCATGACGGCACAAGGCATGAGCGCCGGAAGCACGGCGCCCGTGGACGAGGAGGGCCCCTGGCACCACATCGCCTCCAACAAGTTCAGCGCGTCCACCCACAACGGAGGGCCCTGGACACCGAGGTATCAGGAAATCTTCGATCGGGCGGGTATGCCACTCGACGATGCGGCGAACCAGGTTCGCGTCCCGGGCCACAGAGGGCCACACCCCAGGGAGTACCATGAGGAAATCTACGAGAGACTGGACCAGGCCACTTCGTCTTGTAGAAGCATCGAACGCTGCCGAGAGGCGCTGACGAAGATGCTCGGTGTGCTGGCGAGGGAGTTCACGACGAAAGGCACCCGGCTCAATAGGTGGGTCACCCGGAGCGAATGA
- the ileS gene encoding isoleucine--tRNA ligase: MSDPVAPPKDYKDSVNLPKTDFPMKGNLAQLEPKMLERWADRALWGKMLERRVGAPPFVLADGPPYANGHLHAGHALNKVLKDIVVKYRALSGRQADYIPGWDTHGLPIEQAVEKRLKDKKIDKRTLDRDTFLEHCRAYALEFIDIQRSEFKRLGVLGDWDNPYRTLDFSYEAQEIRELATFARRGMLYRRKKPVYFCLTDQTALAEAEVEYEEHASPSVYVAFPAGPEVTERVPALKGKAVSFVIWTTTPWTLPANLAIAMNAEYEYVFYALGERVICVAKDLLPKVLAEVKADELEVKTVKLPGGDVAAAALVDPERILAYARGDELEGCTYQHVFYSRTGKILLGEHVTLEAGTGLVHTAPGHGQEDYEVGLKYGLDIYNPVRHDGRFDDSVGEWLAGRKVFEANPLVIDVLADKGVLLNGKTDKVEHSYPHCWRCHNPVILSATYQWFIPLDQPAPGGRTFRQRVLDEVDRVQWVPSWGQSRIRGMLETRPDWCISRQRTWGVPIPIAYCEGCDEALISPELMEKVAEDVEKQGAGVWYRTPVKDFLPEGHACAKCGKTEFRRETDILDVWFDSACMFSAVLDRRQRIPADLFLEGSDQHRGWFHSSILVSVGTRDTSPYKACLTHGFVVDGQGEKMSKSKGNVVAPDKIIQQYGAEVLRLWVASSDYRNDVRLSDQILKGLSEGYRKIRNTIRYALSNLYDFDPAKDAVGAAELSPLDQWARGRLADVVSRAKKAYEAYEFHLVYATVVDFCAGDLSAVYFDILKDRLYTSRASGAARRSAQTVLHEVATVLLQVLAPIMSFTAEEAWQYLPGGKAESVFLTDFPEPSVKPDPVLAERYTKLFAVRSAVQGLLEAARREKMIGSSLEARVVLSASGKARDFLQANAAELPGLFIVSQVDLADGAGEKARALDLAQVLGEDVKAEVLPARGAKCPRCWTYAETVAAGAPVCGKCQDALA, encoded by the coding sequence ATGAGTGACCCCGTGGCGCCCCCCAAGGATTACAAGGACTCGGTCAACCTTCCCAAGACGGACTTCCCCATGAAGGGGAACCTGGCCCAGCTCGAGCCGAAGATGCTCGAGCGGTGGGCGGATCGGGCCCTCTGGGGAAAGATGTTGGAGCGGCGCGTGGGCGCCCCGCCCTTCGTGCTCGCGGACGGTCCTCCGTATGCCAACGGCCACCTCCACGCGGGCCACGCGCTCAACAAGGTCCTCAAGGACATCGTCGTGAAGTACCGCGCCCTGTCCGGCCGCCAGGCGGATTACATCCCCGGCTGGGACACGCATGGCTTGCCCATCGAGCAGGCCGTGGAGAAGCGGCTCAAGGACAAGAAGATCGACAAGCGCACCCTGGACCGCGACACCTTCCTGGAGCATTGCCGCGCCTACGCCCTGGAGTTCATCGACATCCAGCGCTCCGAGTTCAAACGCCTGGGCGTGCTCGGGGACTGGGACAATCCCTACCGCACCCTGGACTTCTCCTACGAGGCCCAGGAGATCCGCGAGCTGGCCACCTTCGCCCGGCGCGGCATGCTCTACCGGCGCAAGAAGCCGGTGTATTTCTGCCTCACGGACCAGACGGCGCTCGCCGAGGCCGAGGTGGAGTACGAGGAGCACGCCAGCCCCTCCGTGTACGTGGCCTTCCCCGCGGGCCCCGAGGTCACCGAGCGCGTGCCCGCCTTGAAGGGCAAGGCCGTCTCCTTCGTCATCTGGACCACGACACCCTGGACGCTCCCGGCCAACCTCGCCATCGCGATGAACGCCGAGTACGAGTACGTGTTCTACGCGCTCGGCGAGCGCGTCATCTGCGTGGCCAAGGACCTCTTGCCCAAGGTGCTCGCCGAGGTGAAGGCGGACGAGCTCGAGGTGAAGACGGTGAAGCTGCCGGGCGGGGACGTGGCCGCCGCGGCGCTGGTGGACCCCGAGCGCATCCTCGCCTACGCGCGGGGCGATGAGCTGGAGGGCTGCACCTACCAGCACGTCTTCTACTCGCGCACGGGCAAGATCCTCCTCGGCGAGCACGTGACGCTGGAGGCCGGTACGGGACTCGTCCACACCGCGCCCGGCCACGGCCAGGAGGACTACGAGGTGGGCCTGAAATACGGGCTCGACATCTACAACCCCGTGCGCCACGACGGCCGCTTCGACGACAGCGTGGGCGAATGGCTCGCGGGCCGGAAGGTCTTCGAGGCCAATCCGCTCGTCATCGACGTGCTCGCGGACAAGGGCGTGCTGCTCAACGGCAAGACGGACAAGGTCGAGCACAGCTACCCGCACTGCTGGCGCTGCCACAACCCCGTCATCCTCAGCGCCACGTACCAGTGGTTCATCCCGCTCGATCAGCCAGCGCCGGGCGGACGGACGTTCCGGCAGCGGGTGCTCGACGAGGTGGACCGGGTGCAGTGGGTGCCCTCGTGGGGACAGAGCCGCATCCGGGGCATGCTGGAGACGCGCCCGGACTGGTGCATCAGCCGCCAGCGCACCTGGGGCGTGCCCATCCCCATCGCCTACTGCGAGGGGTGTGACGAAGCGCTCATCTCTCCGGAGTTGATGGAGAAGGTCGCCGAGGACGTGGAGAAGCAGGGCGCGGGTGTGTGGTACCGCACGCCGGTGAAGGACTTCCTGCCCGAGGGCCACGCCTGCGCGAAGTGCGGCAAGACGGAGTTCCGCCGCGAGACGGACATCCTGGACGTGTGGTTCGACTCGGCGTGCATGTTCAGCGCGGTGCTGGACCGGCGCCAGCGCATTCCCGCGGACCTCTTCCTGGAGGGGAGTGATCAGCACCGCGGCTGGTTCCACTCCTCCATCCTGGTGTCCGTGGGCACGCGCGACACGTCGCCCTACAAGGCCTGCCTGACGCACGGCTTCGTGGTGGATGGCCAGGGCGAGAAGATGTCCAAGAGCAAGGGCAACGTGGTGGCCCCGGACAAGATCATCCAGCAGTACGGCGCCGAGGTGCTGCGCCTGTGGGTGGCCAGCAGCGACTACCGCAACGACGTGCGCCTGTCGGATCAGATCCTCAAGGGACTGAGCGAGGGCTACCGGAAGATCCGCAACACCATCCGCTACGCGCTGAGCAACCTGTACGACTTCGACCCGGCGAAGGACGCGGTGGGCGCCGCGGAGCTGTCGCCCCTGGACCAATGGGCACGGGGCCGGCTCGCGGACGTGGTGTCGCGCGCGAAGAAGGCCTACGAGGCCTACGAGTTCCACCTCGTGTACGCCACGGTGGTGGACTTCTGCGCGGGGGACCTGTCGGCGGTGTACTTCGACATCCTCAAGGACCGGCTCTACACGTCCAGGGCCTCGGGAGCGGCGCGGCGGAGCGCCCAGACGGTGCTCCACGAGGTGGCCACGGTGCTGCTGCAAGTGCTCGCGCCCATCATGAGCTTCACGGCGGAGGAGGCGTGGCAGTACCTGCCGGGCGGCAAGGCCGAGAGCGTCTTCCTGACGGACTTCCCCGAGCCCTCGGTGAAGCCGGACCCGGTGCTGGCCGAGCGCTACACGAAGCTCTTCGCGGTGCGCTCGGCGGTGCAGGGCCTGTTGGAGGCGGCGCGGCGCGAGAAGATGATCGGCTCGTCGCTGGAGGCGCGCGTGGTGCTGAGCGCGAGCGGCAAGGCGCGCGACTTCCTCCAGGCGAACGCGGCGGAGCTGCCCGGGCTGTTCATCGTGAGCCAGGTGGACCTGGCGGACGGCGCGGGAGAGAAGGCGCGGGCGCTCGACCTGGCGCAGGTGCTGGGCGAGGACGTGAAGGCCGAGGTGCTGCCCGCCCGGGGCGCCAAGTGCCCTCGCTGCTGGACCTACGCGGAGACGGTGGCCGCGGGGGCTCCCGTCTGCGGCAAGTGCCAGGACGCGCTCGCCTGA
- a CDS encoding PLP-dependent aminotransferase family protein gives MPRGPDGRPWRFDFDLEEDGVGAPRHEQLARALVREIQRGRLAPGSLLPGSRTLAKSLGLNRKVVVAALDELAGQGWLETLPARGTRVARTLPEMPVADVRSARAKRDAPSSPAVARFNLSDGVPDARLAPLDVIARAQRRALKTLGRGGLGYGDPAGDRVLREVLANFVNQARGLACTPDQVLITRGSQMALSLVGLTLFDSGDVVAVESPGYVPAWRAFEFAGASVLHIPTDEEGLVVDVLESKLKTLRGRLKAVYVTPHHQYPTTVAMSPERRMHLRALAAQHAFTLIEDDYDYEYHFEGTPLLPLSAASDAGRGTIYVGSLSKLIAPAVRIGYLVSDASFVRRACAVREVIDRQGDIVLERAVAELIEDGELQRHARRARQIYRERRDAMVRLLRDDARTRRVVDVRPPAGGLALWVRVDESVRVGEWARAAGARGLGFTPGVAHVHHGEVQAFRAGFATHSPEELAHVVEILGASLEDLGLGSK, from the coding sequence ATGCCCAGGGGTCCAGATGGCCGGCCGTGGCGATTCGACTTCGACCTCGAGGAGGACGGCGTGGGCGCACCGCGCCACGAGCAGCTCGCACGGGCGCTGGTTCGGGAGATCCAACGCGGTCGACTCGCGCCTGGCTCACTCCTGCCCGGAAGCCGGACGCTGGCGAAGTCCCTCGGATTGAACCGGAAGGTGGTCGTCGCCGCACTGGACGAGCTCGCCGGACAGGGCTGGCTTGAGACGCTGCCAGCGCGGGGCACGCGGGTCGCACGGACGTTGCCGGAAATGCCCGTGGCCGATGTGCGCTCCGCGCGGGCGAAACGCGACGCGCCGTCGTCGCCGGCCGTTGCCCGGTTCAACCTGAGCGACGGCGTGCCAGACGCCCGATTGGCACCTCTCGACGTGATCGCAAGGGCGCAGCGGCGCGCGCTCAAGACCCTGGGGCGTGGAGGGCTGGGGTATGGAGATCCCGCTGGAGACCGCGTGCTGCGAGAGGTTCTCGCGAACTTCGTGAACCAGGCGCGCGGACTCGCGTGCACCCCGGACCAGGTCCTCATCACCCGGGGAAGTCAGATGGCGCTCAGCCTCGTGGGCCTCACGCTTTTCGACTCCGGTGATGTCGTCGCTGTCGAGAGTCCAGGATACGTGCCGGCGTGGCGGGCCTTCGAGTTCGCGGGTGCCTCGGTCCTCCACATCCCCACCGACGAAGAGGGGCTCGTCGTCGACGTCCTCGAATCGAAGCTGAAGACGCTGCGGGGCCGGCTGAAGGCGGTCTACGTCACGCCGCACCACCAGTATCCGACGACCGTGGCGATGTCGCCCGAGCGCCGCATGCACCTGCGTGCCCTGGCCGCCCAACACGCGTTCACCCTCATCGAGGACGACTACGACTACGAATACCACTTCGAGGGGACACCGCTGCTCCCCTTATCGGCCGCGAGCGACGCGGGCCGGGGAACCATCTACGTCGGCTCGTTATCGAAGCTGATCGCTCCCGCCGTGCGCATCGGTTATCTCGTCTCGGACGCCTCGTTCGTTCGGCGAGCATGCGCGGTCCGGGAGGTGATTGACCGGCAGGGGGACATCGTTCTGGAACGTGCGGTGGCCGAGCTCATCGAGGACGGAGAGCTCCAGCGCCACGCGCGGCGCGCGAGACAGATCTATCGAGAGCGACGCGACGCGATGGTGCGCCTCCTCCGCGACGACGCACGCACCAGGCGCGTGGTGGACGTCCGCCCACCAGCGGGTGGTCTCGCGCTCTGGGTGCGCGTGGACGAAAGCGTTCGGGTCGGGGAGTGGGCTCGCGCGGCGGGCGCGCGAGGGCTCGGCTTCACTCCGGGGGTGGCGCACGTCCACCACGGCGAGGTCCAGGCGTTCCGGGCGGGCTTCGCGACGCACTCACCCGAGGAACTCGCACACGTCGTGGAGATTCTAGGAGCGAGCCTCGAGGACCTGGGCCTCGGCTCGAAGTAA
- a CDS encoding cupin domain-containing protein — protein MTVQNPARFHSADFDKTPPRPRVVMPDKLAHPSVESAGAHGDYSKARKHPVFFVDLPSHALSMTIGWLEPGQSSNRHRHTYETLLYILEGEGYSYVGGKRVDWKQGDAVYVPVWAWHNHVNTGVGRARYLACENAPMLQNMGGVALREEVPERGDQLFDKNHEVEGGAR, from the coding sequence ATGACCGTCCAGAATCCCGCCAGGTTCCACTCCGCCGACTTCGACAAGACCCCGCCTCGCCCTCGCGTGGTGATGCCCGACAAGCTCGCCCACCCCAGCGTGGAGAGCGCCGGCGCCCACGGTGACTACTCGAAGGCGCGCAAGCACCCCGTGTTCTTCGTCGACCTCCCTTCGCATGCGCTGAGCATGACGATCGGCTGGCTCGAACCGGGCCAGTCTTCGAACCGCCACCGTCACACCTACGAGACCCTCCTCTACATCCTCGAGGGGGAGGGTTACTCATACGTGGGAGGCAAACGCGTCGACTGGAAACAGGGCGACGCCGTCTATGTGCCAGTCTGGGCCTGGCACAACCACGTGAACACCGGCGTGGGTCGAGCACGCTACCTCGCATGCGAGAACGCTCCGATGCTCCAGAACATGGGCGGCGTGGCGCTCCGCGAGGAGGTCCCCGAGCGCGGGGATCAGCTCTTCGACAAGAACCACGAGGTTGAGGGAGGTGCGCGATGA
- a CDS encoding dihydrodipicolinate synthase family protein, whose protein sequence is MNAPLRGIVAYPITPFTESGRVDDHLLGDIVEKMIQAGVHALAPLGSTGVLPYLSDDEREAVAETVVKRVNNRVPTLVGVSSLTTERTVHHARHAEKSGASAVMIIPMSYWRLTDRELVAHFDAVAKAISIPIAVYNNPATGGLDLSPDMIARLLRIPNVTMVKESTGDVNRMHRLVRLCGDDVAFYNGSNPLALAALVAGARGWCTAAPHVIPKLNLELHDAVARGDLNAARAVFYRQLPFLQFIVAHGLPRAISAALELMGTRVGPLRAPLQPLDPEQRDELRRILVELEVLPS, encoded by the coding sequence ATGAACGCCCCACTTCGCGGAATCGTCGCGTATCCGATCACCCCGTTCACCGAGTCGGGGCGTGTCGACGACCACCTCCTGGGCGACATCGTCGAGAAGATGATCCAGGCGGGCGTCCACGCGCTCGCTCCGCTCGGGAGCACCGGCGTGCTGCCGTATCTCTCGGATGACGAGCGGGAGGCCGTGGCGGAGACCGTCGTCAAGCGCGTGAACAACCGCGTCCCCACGCTGGTGGGGGTGTCGAGTCTCACGACGGAGCGCACCGTTCATCATGCGCGCCACGCGGAGAAGTCGGGAGCGAGCGCCGTGATGATCATCCCGATGAGCTACTGGAGGCTCACGGACAGGGAGCTCGTCGCGCACTTCGACGCGGTCGCCAAGGCGATCTCGATTCCGATCGCCGTCTACAACAACCCGGCGACTGGCGGCCTCGACCTGAGCCCCGACATGATCGCCAGGCTTCTGCGAATCCCGAACGTGACGATGGTGAAGGAGAGCACGGGCGACGTGAACCGGATGCACCGCCTGGTGCGTCTCTGTGGAGACGACGTCGCGTTCTACAACGGCAGCAACCCACTCGCGCTCGCGGCCCTGGTCGCGGGGGCCCGCGGTTGGTGCACCGCGGCGCCACACGTCATCCCGAAACTCAACCTGGAACTCCACGACGCGGTGGCCCGGGGCGACCTGAACGCCGCGCGTGCGGTGTTCTACCGGCAACTGCCATTCCTCCAGTTCATCGTGGCGCACGGACTTCCGCGCGCGATCTCCGCCGCGCTCGAGTTGATGGGAACGCGAGTGGGACCCCTCCGTGCACCGCTTCAGCCGCTCGACCCGGAGCAGCGCGATGAGCTGCGGCGCATCCTCGTTGAACTCGAGGTGCTGCCGTCCTGA